The window CAAAGACATCATGTGGTTTAATCCTGATGGCCACGAGATGTCGGACGAGGAGTGGTCGGTGGGCTATGCGCGTTCAATGGGAGTCCTGTTGAGCGGGCTTGGCATGGATGTACGCAACTTCAAGGGTGAACCGATCACCGACGATACCTTTGTCGTGCTTTTCAATGCACACCACGAGCAGATCGAGTTCAAGTTGCCGCGCATCAAGAACAGCCGGGCAGGGTGGGAGATGATACTCGACACGAATCTTCCAGAGGGTTTCCTGACGGCGAAGACACGTCATTCCGCGGCGGCTCCCATCCCTGTCGAGGCGAGATCCATCGTCGTGCTCAAACACGGCCTCTCCCGCGAAAAGGCGACCCAGCAGGTGCAATGAGCGAGCAAAATTTTCCCCGTATTCCGTCGGCAACTTATCGTCTTCAGTTTCATGCGGGCTTTACTGTACGCGATGCACTGGAAATCCTGGACTATCTGAGTGACCTCGGCATCAGTGATGTCTATTCCTCTCCTTATTTTCAGGCGTCGCCAACGAGCACGCACGGCTACGACGTTGCGGATCATAACCGGCTGAATCCCGCAGTGGGTGATGCCTCGGATTTTCATGCCTTCAGCCAGGGGCTGAAGGAGCGATCAATGGGGCAGGTGCTGGATTTTGTTCCAAACCACATGGGTATCGGCGAGTCCTTGAATACCTGGTGGCTTGAGACGCTCGAGGATGGTATTGCCTCTCCCTATGCCCGCTATTTTGATATCGATTGGCAGTCCGGCAAGGAGGCGCTGGCGGATCGTGTGCTGCTTCCCATCCTGGGGGATCGTTACGGGCGGGTGCTGGAGAATGATGACTTCCATCTCGTTTTTCAGGATGGCGCTTTTGTTCTCAATTATTATGAAACCCGTTTACCGATCAATCCTCGGACATATCCCTTGATCCTGCGTGCGACTCTCGCGAGCCTTGAGGGAGAGGAGCTGGATATGATGCGCGATGTCATCGCCAGTTTTGGGGCTTTGGGCCGTGTCACAGACGAGCCTGACGCGAAACAGAAGGCGAAGAGTCGTCTGGCGGAGATCGCTGTCCGACCGCGGATTCGGCATGCGATCGATCTTGCCTTGAAGTCTTTCGCTGGGACGAAGGGCGACCCTGCTTCTTTTGATGCGCTCCATGAATTGCTCGAGGGGCAATATTACCGGCTGAGCTATTGGCGGGTGGCGGCAGAGGAAATCAACTACCGCCGTTTTTTTGATATCAATACGCTTGCGGCGATCCGCATCGAGATTCCTGAGGTATTTGAGGCTGCCCACAAGCTGGTTTTCGAACTCCTGGCCAGAGGGGCGGTCACAGGGCTGCGAATTGACCACATTGATGGCCTGTGGAATCCCCGGCAATATGTGCAGCGACTTCAGGATCGCGTTGCCAAGATGGCTGGGACCAGCACGGACAAGCCACTCTACCTCGTGGTTGAAAAAATTCTTGAGGTGGCTCGCGAGGAATTGCCAGCGGACTGGCCGGTTCATGGAACGACTGGGTATGAATTCGCAAATCAGGCTGTACAGGTGCTGGTCGACGGCCGGAACCACAAGGCCTTTGACCGGCTTTACTCGCGCTTCATCGACGAGGACCTGATCTACGCGGATCTGGTCTATGCCAAAAAGAAACTCACGATGGACATCCTGCTGCGGAGTGAGGTCTCTGCCTTGGGGCGGCGGTTGAATGAGTTGTCCGAACTTCATCGTGACTTCAGGGATCTGACACAGAATACCCTGACCAGTGCCGTCGAGGAGGTGATTGCCTGTTTCCCGGTTTACAGAACATACGTCAGCGAGGACGGGGTCGTGTCGCCTCTGGATGAGAAAGTCATTTTGCGGGCCATCGTGGCAGCGCGTCGACGCAATCCCACCATCGAAAAAGCGGTATTCGACTTTCTCAGGGGAGTGCTCTTGCTCAAACTGCCTGATCGGCTCACCGAGGAACAACGCAAGGCACATGTGGATTTTGTCATGCGGTTCCAGCAATGCAGTGGGCCGGTGATGGCCAAGGGACTGGAGGATACCACATTCTACATCTACAACCGGCTCGTGGCGCTGAATGAGGTGGGAGGAAATCCCGGCATGTTCGGTATCTCCATCGAGGAATTTCATCGCCTGAATCAGGAGCGAGCTGAGCGCTGGCCTCATTGCATGCTGGCGACCTCAACGCATGACACCAAGAGGAGCGAGGATACTCGGATGAGGCTTGTCGCCTTGTCCGAAATCCCGGAGGACTGGAATTCCGCAATACGTGCGTGGTCGCGGATGAATCGCAAGCATCGGACGAAGATCGATGATCTCATCGCTCCCTCACCGAACGAGGAGTATCTGCTTTATCAGGCTCTCGCTGGCATCTGGCCGATCGGAGAAGTCGACGATGTTTTACGGGAAAGTATCGTGGCCCGGGTTCAGGAGTATATGACGAAGGCGTTGAAGGAGGCCAAGGTCAACAGCAGTTGGACAGAGCCCAACGCTGCGTGGGAGGAAGCGGTCATGAAGTTTATTGACGCAATTCTCGATGCGGAGAGGAGTCAGGAATTTCTCTCCAGCTTCTCGGCTTTCACGGCAAGGCTGGCCCGACTGGGTGCATGGAACTCCCTGGTCCAAACCGTCCTGAAATGTACTTGTCCCGGAGTGCCGGATTTCTATCAAGGCACTGAACTGCTGGACCTCAGTCTGGTAGATCCGGACAATCGACGCCCGGTTGACTACGGCTTGCGTCGGAAGCTTTTGGATGAGGTTTCAAGCGAGTGTCCCAGGAATCTTCTGTCTCACGTGGAAGATGGGCGGATGAAGCTCTTTGCCATCCGCTCCCTGCTGCGATTCCGCCGCGACCATCAACGCCTGTTTGGCGATGGAGACTACCAGCCTCTTGAGGTCGATGGGCCGCTGAGTCACCGGGTGATTGCCTACCAGCGCACCTCCAGCGATGGAATACTGGTCGTGTGTGTGCCTCGTTTCTTCGCCGGCCTCGGAGAAACTCCCTGGGGTGAGATCTGGAAAGGGACTACTGTCAAAGGGCTGTCTCTGGGAACGTGGTGCAACCTGCTCACGGAGGCGGCCATGGAAACTGATGGCAAGCTGGATTTGGCAATGGCATTCAGCGATATGCCAGGCGCTGTCCTCTGGCAGCCCACAGAGTCTTGATGCCGAGCGACATTTCCTAAAAAAGAAAAGGCCACATTGTGAGTGTGGCCTTTTCAGCGTCCAAGTGCGGAAAGATCAGGCTTTCTCCTGGGCAACCCAGTCGATGGCAAAGCGCACCATCTCACCGGCGTCGCGAAATCCGAGCTTCTCCTTGATATGCGCACGATGGGTTTCGATCGTCTTTACACTCAGGTGCAGTTCTCCGGCGATTTCCTTGGTGCCATAGCCGCGTCCGAGGAGCTCAAGCACCTCCAGCTCACGATCGGAAAGTCGGTCGACTGGTGATCCACTGCCGCCCTCCGCAGTCTGGATCGCCTGGAAGATTAGACGCTCGCTAAGCCTGGGGCTGACGTAGATTTCTCCTTTAAGGACCTTGCGAAGGGCGTCGAGGACGTGTGTCAGGGCCTCCGCTTTCATGACGTAGCCCAATGCTCCCGCTTTGAGTGCACGGAGGGCGTAGAGAGATTCGTCGTGCATTGAGAGCATGAGGAGAGGGAGCTTGGGCTGCTCCGACTTCATGAGTTTGATCAGCTCAATACCATTGGTTCCCGGCAGAGAAATGTCCAGGAGAGCTACATCCGGCTTCAGAGTGCGCATGGCCTCCAGGGCGGAAGGCGAGGAGGCAGCTTCACCGCAGACCTCCAGATCCGCCTCTGCGTTGATCAATGCCGTGATACCGTGGCGGAATACCGGATGGTCATCCACGATCAATACCCGGCGCTTGGCTTCAGTGGCCTTGTCTGTTTTCGAGTCACTCATGAGGATTTGGAAATGTACAGATCACCCGGGTCCCTCTGCCGGGCTCAAAATGAAAATGGACTTCACCTCGCATTGCCTGCGCCCTGTAGCGCAGGGTACGAACAGCAGTTCCGTAGGGCTCCTTGGTCAATTCACCCTCGGACTTTCCATTATCGAGAATTTCGAGGCAAATCGAATCGTTCTTCTTCGAAAGGGTGAGGGTGATATGGGAGGCTCCAGATTGCTGGATGGCTGTGGTCACCGCCTCTTGGGCGATTCGGTACGCATTGCGCGCGGCGATGGAATTCTCCACAAGGATGTTCTTCTTGCAGTGGAAGTCGCATCGAATCGAATGGCTGGCGCGCGTCGCAAGTTCCTGCAAAGCCGACATAAGCCCGGCTGAGTCAAGTTCCACCGGATGCAGGCCTCGGGATATATCCCGAGCCTGAGTGACGGAGTCATTGATGAGCCTGGCGAGATCATGGAGCGCCGAGGCGTGATTGGAGCCATCCCGCTCCAAGGCCCCTGCCAGCGCTTTAGCGGCGAATGCCGCGCCTAACAAGTGCTGGCAGAGATGATCATGAAGTTCCTGGCCGATTCGGCGTTGCTCCCGTTCTGTTGCTTCCAGGAGAGCGCGTTCGAGGAACTTTTGCTCCGTGATATCCTCCGCCAGGATGAGCGTCTCGTCGACGGAATCAGCAAGATGCAGGAGCTTGAGTTCCACGGGTTCGCCGGACTTGCGTGTGGTTTCCACCTCCTGTTCCTGAACGGAACCACCGGTGTTTTCGCTCACGCGATTCCAATCCACCAATTTATGGAGCGGCTGTCCCATGACCTCGTGTGCATCCCATCCAAATATTGCGGCAGCGCCCTTGCTCCATTGCCGGATGATGTTTTCCCGGTCAACGCTGAGGCGACCCACGGGCAGGGCGTCGAGCAGTGGCTCGAACCGCTGCCCGTGGTCACCATTCGGGTTTATCGAGTCATCCTCTACCGTAGCCATCGCTACAAGAGCAACACGTCCACAGAGGGATGACAAGCTTCACCTCCCAGCAAGGGGGAGTCGATTCCCGCTTTGTTCATCAGGCGACCGGAGGCCGTCCCCGGAAGATGAGGGAAATGATGAACAGAATGAGGAATAAACCAAACAGCACCTGAGCAATCCAGGCTGCGGATCCCGCAATGCCGCTGAATCCGAGCGCTGCTGCTATCAGTGCTACAACCAAGAATGTGAGTGCCCAACTAAGCATAGTGTTCCTTTCGTTTTGAAGGGCATCGCCTCGGCTGGCATACCTGCGTGTATCGATGGGTGCCATCGCTAGGATACGGATGGCGTGGTCAGGTTATGCCCTGACCGGGGCAGCGCCTTACTGGGCGGAAATCTCAGCGGCAGCTTCCTTCAGGACGGTATCGAGTTCGTCGGGACCGAAGGGTTTGACCAAATGATGGCGAAATCCAGCGGAAAGGCTTTTTTCCTTGTCAGCTCGCATTCCGTATCCGCTCATCGCGATCCCAAAGGGAAGCACGCCACTTTCCCGGATGCGGCGCATCAACTCCCACCCATCCCCATCGGGAAGACCGATGTCGGATATCAGGACATCTACCGGGACCGATCGCAGGTCCTCAAGAGCGGAGGCCATGTCGCGCGCGCTGCGCACCGAATGACCTACCATGGAAAGATACTTGCCAAGATATTGGAGGGTGTCCTCGTGGTTCTCGACGATAAAAATGGACAATGCACGGCCTCGATCTTCCATGACTCTCCCAGCATACTACGTTCTGTGCCAGGAGAGTGCCAACGCAAAGATCGATTCGATTGGGAAATACCTGGAAGGGAGCTTACTCGTCCCGGAATGGCGTGAGGTATTTCTCGGTTTTTGTAATGACCTCTGCTTCCGCGAAAGGGTAGGCCAGATAGTCGGTCGCGCCACTGTCAAAGGCGGCGGAAAGCATTTCATTGTCGTCATCCCTAGCTACCACGAGGATTTCCGTGCCGTCGACGGGAGGAATATCCCGGATCAAGGCGACTTCCTGGATGGAATCCGTGATCACAATGATCGGGGAATCGATCTCCTGAAGCTTTTCCCGTTCGCTGATGACTAGCAGGCTGGAATAGTGGTCCCGGAGGATTCGTTCGATCTGGCCGAGAATCTCGCCATCCCGAACGAACAAGGCAATACGAGGGAGAAATGTCGTCGTTTCCATGTCGATGAATCGATTTCGGGGGTGGCCTGGATGCCTTCTTGTCAGGATGAGAGGGAAACTCAGGTGCATATTTTACCTCTGCGAAAAAAGTTCAGGGCCGCCCACCCGGGCATTTGCGTTCCTTGTGGATATGAAGCAAAAGGAATCCAAAAAAGGGGGGCGGGTGAGGGATGTAGCTTCGGCCCACCCATCCGCTCTCGACGTGACCACCTCGACCAAATCAGCGGGGGAAAAGTTGAAACGGCTCAATACAGAGAAGTTTCCTGTCGCCAAGGGCGATAAGCTCGTTGGACGGACGAACGATCTCAATCCCGAGCGATCTGCTGCGCGGTTCGGACACGATCCAGAGTCCACCACCATAGGGGAAACGGAACTGAGCGAGGCAGTGTACTGCTATGAAGATCAATCGTCCGACGAAGCAAAAAAGATCATGTTGGAGAATGGACTCGAACATATGCCGGTCGTCGACCGCGAACTGCGAATTGTCGGGATCGTTTCCCTCAAGTCGTTGAAAACAGGAGAGGTGCCGGAACCCCCGAAGACCAAAAAACGAAAGGCGGCCTAGGCCGCCTTTCGGATCAGGTTGCGATAGTGTGGTTGAAGCCGATCGCTTTCAGGTGGTCGGTCCTGTCGGTGAATCGATCACCGGCTCATGCGCACCTTCGACCAGAGTGCGGCTGTTGGCCTGCACTTGGGCCGCGATGAACTCATAGAGCTTGTAAGCACCGAAAAGGAGCAAAGCAGGCTTGAGCAAAGCCAGGAAGATACGAATCTTGAGCCGGACAATCAGTCCTATAGGCAGGAAGTGCAGGACATACCCGATAAGGGCAGCGACCAGAACGGAAGCGAGTGGAGCGCTACGGATCTGCTCTTCGCAATCCTTGCAGGTAGCGTCGAGCGTCTTGCAGGCACTTTGCACTCCCTTGCCGAGGGTGTCATCAATGGATGCGCTCATGATTTACCACCATTTCAGCTTGCTGCCGAGGGCCTGGGCCTGCTCGACAATGTTGGACTGGGTCTCGGCGTAACGCTGTTTCAGCTGGGGAATCTTCTCCCGCAGCTCGGAATACGCCGTATCGAGGAGCTCTCGGGCCGCCTGGGCCGTGTCCTTTTCTTTCTCCTCGCGCTGGCTCAAGAGATAGCCCAGTCCCAAACCGAGGGCGAAGGCGCCGGCGATAACCGGGATGGGGTTTTCTCGCACGTATTTGCGGCTCGCCGCATAGGCGCTCTTGGCTCCTTCGACGCATTTACAGGCCGGAGGCGGAGTCTCATCAAATTCAGTGGAGGTCGTGCCGATTTCTTCAGGTATGGGATTGCTCATGACGTTGGATGTCTCAGGTTGCTGATATATCGGGCGCAGCACCCGGAGTGGTCGCCTGCGCTCGATGATGATTGGACTCACGATTCCTCATGGCGGAACTCGATGGCTTCCACAATAAACCTGATCCCGGTTGCTGACAACGACGAACTCTCCCTTCCCAAGAGCAGGGGGATTGCCTGGAACCTGAAATCGGGTGCAAAAATCCCCTTTTCGTCACGCCAGATTGCCGCTTTCATGTCCCTTTATGACGAAAGCGGTTTTGGCCTTGGAAGACGGGACGATTTTTCGGGGCGAATCATTTGGCGCGAAGGTTAACCAAGCGGGGGAAATCTGTTTCAACACCTCCATGACGGGGTATCAGGAAATCCTGACCGATCCATCGTATCGCGGCCAGATCGTTGCCATGACGTACCCGCTGATCGGCAACTATGGCATCAACTTCACCGATGTGGAGAGTGAGGCTCCTCACGTGCGTGGATTCGTCATCGAAGAACTCAGCGCCATTCCCAGCAACTGGCGTGCCCAGAGCACACTTCCCGAATATCTCGAGAAGTATGGCATCCCAGGCATTCAGGGCATCGACACGCGTGCACTGACTCGAAAGCTCCGCACTGGTGGCTCATTGAGGGCTGCCATCGTGGTGGGTGAGGTTTCCGATGAGGAGGCCGTGCGCATGGCTCGCGAGGCTTCGTATGACGGTATCGATTTCGTCAAGGAGGTCACCCCGTCCTCAAAGTATCAATGGGACCCCAACGCTCTCGAAAGTGGCAAGTGGGTTTGCGCAAAGGCCGAGTACGCCCAGAAAGTCGTAGTCGACGGCAAGGGAAATATTTTTGAGGAACTGGCTCCTGCCGAGCACAAGATCGTTGCCTACGATTTCGGCATGAAAAAGAACATCCTTCGCTCGCTGCGGCGGCACGGTTTTGACGTGACTGTCGTACCGGCCTCCACTCCTGCCGCCGAGGTATTGGCGCTCAATCCCGATGGGGTTTTTCTGTCAAATGGACCGGGCGACCCGGCGGCTCTGGAGTACGCACACGCCACCGTGCGTGAGATCATCGGCAAGAAACCGATCTTTGGCATCTGCCTGGGTCACCAGATTCTGGC of the Terrimicrobium sacchariphilum genome contains:
- a CDS encoding response regulator yields the protein MEDRGRALSIFIVENHEDTLQYLGKYLSMVGHSVRSARDMASALEDLRSVPVDVLISDIGLPDGDGWELMRRIRESGVLPFGIAMSGYGMRADKEKSLSAGFRHHLVKPFGPDELDTVLKEAAAEISAQ
- a CDS encoding CBS domain-containing protein; its protein translation is MKQKESKKGGRVRDVASAHPSALDVTTSTKSAGEKLKRLNTEKFPVAKGDKLVGRTNDLNPERSAARFGHDPESTTIGETELSEAVYCYEDQSSDEAKKIMLENGLEHMPVVDRELRIVGIVSLKSLKTGEVPEPPKTKKRKAA
- a CDS encoding DUF1328 domain-containing protein — encoded protein: MLSWALTFLVVALIAAALGFSGIAGSAAWIAQVLFGLFLILFIISLIFRGRPPVA
- the carA gene encoding glutamine-hydrolyzing carbamoyl-phosphate synthase small subunit — protein: MTKAVLALEDGTIFRGESFGAKVNQAGEICFNTSMTGYQEILTDPSYRGQIVAMTYPLIGNYGINFTDVESEAPHVRGFVIEELSAIPSNWRAQSTLPEYLEKYGIPGIQGIDTRALTRKLRTGGSLRAAIVVGEVSDEEAVRMAREASYDGIDFVKEVTPSSKYQWDPNALESGKWVCAKAEYAQKVVVDGKGNIFEELAPAEHKIVAYDFGMKKNILRSLRRHGFDVTVVPASTPAAEVLALNPDGVFLSNGPGDPAALEYAHATVREIIGKKPIFGICLGHQILALALGGKTFKLKFGHRGANQPVQDLRSGKVAITSQNHGYAVDPDSLPGDVEVTHVNLNDGTVAGLRHKEQPAFSVQYHPEASPGPHDASYFFSEFAKEVARYKNSA
- the treY gene encoding malto-oligosyltrehalose synthase, whose product is MSEQNFPRIPSATYRLQFHAGFTVRDALEILDYLSDLGISDVYSSPYFQASPTSTHGYDVADHNRLNPAVGDASDFHAFSQGLKERSMGQVLDFVPNHMGIGESLNTWWLETLEDGIASPYARYFDIDWQSGKEALADRVLLPILGDRYGRVLENDDFHLVFQDGAFVLNYYETRLPINPRTYPLILRATLASLEGEELDMMRDVIASFGALGRVTDEPDAKQKAKSRLAEIAVRPRIRHAIDLALKSFAGTKGDPASFDALHELLEGQYYRLSYWRVAAEEINYRRFFDINTLAAIRIEIPEVFEAAHKLVFELLARGAVTGLRIDHIDGLWNPRQYVQRLQDRVAKMAGTSTDKPLYLVVEKILEVAREELPADWPVHGTTGYEFANQAVQVLVDGRNHKAFDRLYSRFIDEDLIYADLVYAKKKLTMDILLRSEVSALGRRLNELSELHRDFRDLTQNTLTSAVEEVIACFPVYRTYVSEDGVVSPLDEKVILRAIVAARRRNPTIEKAVFDFLRGVLLLKLPDRLTEEQRKAHVDFVMRFQQCSGPVMAKGLEDTTFYIYNRLVALNEVGGNPGMFGISIEEFHRLNQERAERWPHCMLATSTHDTKRSEDTRMRLVALSEIPEDWNSAIRAWSRMNRKHRTKIDDLIAPSPNEEYLLYQALAGIWPIGEVDDVLRESIVARVQEYMTKALKEAKVNSSWTEPNAAWEEAVMKFIDAILDAERSQEFLSSFSAFTARLARLGAWNSLVQTVLKCTCPGVPDFYQGTELLDLSLVDPDNRRPVDYGLRRKLLDEVSSECPRNLLSHVEDGRMKLFAIRSLLRFRRDHQRLFGDGDYQPLEVDGPLSHRVIAYQRTSSDGILVVCVPRFFAGLGETPWGEIWKGTTVKGLSLGTWCNLLTEAAMETDGKLDLAMAFSDMPGAVLWQPTES
- a CDS encoding response regulator is translated as MSDSKTDKATEAKRRVLIVDDHPVFRHGITALINAEADLEVCGEAASSPSALEAMRTLKPDVALLDISLPGTNGIELIKLMKSEQPKLPLLMLSMHDESLYALRALKAGALGYVMKAEALTHVLDALRKVLKGEIYVSPRLSERLIFQAIQTAEGGSGSPVDRLSDRELEVLELLGRGYGTKEIAGELHLSVKTIETHRAHIKEKLGFRDAGEMVRFAIDWVAQEKA
- a CDS encoding PAS domain-containing sensor histidine kinase; translation: MATVEDDSINPNGDHGQRFEPLLDALPVGRLSVDRENIIRQWSKGAAAIFGWDAHEVMGQPLHKLVDWNRVSENTGGSVQEQEVETTRKSGEPVELKLLHLADSVDETLILAEDITEQKFLERALLEATEREQRRIGQELHDHLCQHLLGAAFAAKALAGALERDGSNHASALHDLARLINDSVTQARDISRGLHPVELDSAGLMSALQELATRASHSIRCDFHCKKNILVENSIAARNAYRIAQEAVTTAIQQSGASHITLTLSKKNDSICLEILDNGKSEGELTKEPYGTAVRTLRYRAQAMRGEVHFHFEPGRGTRVICTFPNPHE